In Sulfurisphaera javensis, a single genomic region encodes these proteins:
- a CDS encoding 30S ribosomal protein S3, which produces MVLIKKYFLQKSMTKVMVDEYLAKQFYNAEYAGVEILKTPIGTRVVIYAGRPALIIGKGGKTIKQLAQMLERYFGLDNPQITVTTIDNPELNARVMAFRLAVALEKGYHFRRAAFITIRRIMNAGALGAEVIISGKLTSERAKYEKLKEGVVYKSGAYLDKIVDRAIAAAMLKPGVYGVEILITKPIKSVDKIEIREQPKGGGGESMVTVTNVSFIDESQKSSGGQQ; this is translated from the coding sequence ATGGTTCTTATTAAGAAATATTTCCTTCAAAAATCAATGACAAAAGTCATGGTAGATGAGTATCTAGCGAAGCAATTCTATAATGCTGAATATGCAGGAGTAGAAATCTTAAAAACACCAATAGGTACTAGAGTCGTTATATATGCTGGTAGGCCAGCATTAATTATTGGTAAAGGAGGAAAAACAATAAAACAATTAGCACAAATGCTTGAAAGATACTTTGGACTTGATAATCCTCAAATTACAGTAACTACTATAGACAATCCAGAATTAAATGCAAGAGTTATGGCATTCAGACTGGCTGTTGCGTTAGAGAAGGGCTATCATTTCAGAAGGGCAGCATTTATCACAATCAGAAGAATTATGAATGCTGGAGCATTAGGTGCTGAAGTCATTATAAGCGGAAAATTAACATCTGAAAGAGCAAAATATGAAAAACTAAAAGAAGGTGTTGTGTATAAAAGTGGGGCTTATTTAGATAAAATTGTAGATAGAGCTATAGCTGCTGCAATGCTAAAACCGGGTGTTTATGGTGTTGAGATACTAATTACAAAACCAATAAAGAGCGTAGATAAAATTGAGATAAGAGAGCAACCTAAAGGAGGTGGTGGAGAGAGTATGGTAACCGTTACTAATGTGAGCTTTATAGACGAATCCCAAAAATCTAGTGGTGGACAACAATGA
- a CDS encoding 30S ribosomal protein S4e — translation MAHITRFEAPWFLNLSKKEYKWTIRANAGPHKLSESIPLALLLKHYLNVAETTREAKRLIFDGKITVDGRVRKDYKYPVGLMDVVAIPSSDLYFRIVPDNVKYLFPVKISKEDAKYKFVRIINKTTNKNGNLQLNLEDGRNILIPKEKIPEMNYPTLTTLKIETPSQSIVKTYEIKEGKYAIVIGGRNVGLHGIIKSIQYANYKKRKYSIVAIEQKNGEIVETNLQNVMAIGENEIDPNVGVK, via the coding sequence TTGGCTCACATAACTCGATTCGAAGCTCCCTGGTTCTTAAACTTAAGTAAAAAGGAATACAAATGGACAATTAGAGCAAATGCTGGTCCTCATAAATTATCTGAGAGTATTCCTTTAGCCTTACTACTAAAACATTACCTTAATGTTGCAGAAACTACTAGAGAAGCTAAGAGGCTAATTTTCGACGGAAAGATAACAGTTGATGGGAGAGTTAGAAAAGATTATAAATACCCTGTTGGATTAATGGATGTTGTAGCTATTCCTTCTTCTGATCTTTACTTTAGAATAGTTCCTGATAATGTAAAATATCTATTCCCAGTTAAAATTTCAAAAGAAGATGCCAAATATAAGTTCGTTAGAATAATTAATAAGACGACAAATAAGAACGGAAATTTACAATTAAATCTTGAAGATGGTAGAAATATTTTAATTCCCAAAGAAAAAATACCTGAAATGAATTATCCTACATTAACTACATTAAAAATTGAAACTCCTTCACAGAGCATAGTGAAAACTTATGAAATTAAAGAAGGAAAATATGCTATAGTAATCGGTGGAAGAAACGTAGGACTACATGGAATAATTAAATCAATACAATATGCAAACTACAAGAAAAGGAAGTATAGCATTGTAGCTATAGAGCAAAAGAATGGAGAGATTGTTGAAACTAATCTTCAAAACGTTATGGCAATTGGAGAGAATGAAATTGATCCTAATGTGGGGGTAAAGTAA
- a CDS encoding 50S ribosomal protein L32e has protein sequence MSQQNKNIRKIQEKIKKIRENKLEFLRYDWDKFYRIGRQETWRKPKGIDNPMRLELKGYQPKVKIGFRSPKDIRGLHPSGLIPFYVSNKKDLEKASQMKEKVIVILSSKLGLKKRLELIEEAKKMGLKLANG, from the coding sequence GTGAGTCAACAGAATAAGAATATTAGAAAAATCCAAGAGAAAATAAAGAAAATAAGAGAAAATAAACTAGAGTTTTTACGATATGATTGGGACAAGTTCTATAGAATAGGAAGGCAAGAAACATGGAGAAAGCCTAAAGGGATAGACAATCCAATGAGATTAGAACTTAAAGGCTATCAACCAAAAGTAAAAATAGGATTTAGATCTCCAAAAGATATAAGAGGCTTACATCCATCTGGTCTTATACCTTTCTATGTCTCTAATAAAAAAGACTTAGAGAAAGCTTCACAAATGAAAGAAAAAGTAATTGTTATTCTTTCCTCAAAGTTAGGTTTAAAAAAGAGATTAGAGTTAATTGAAGAGGCTAAAAAAATGGGATTAAAATTAGCTAATGGGTGA
- the rpmC gene encoding 50S ribosomal protein L29, with protein MGYEVKDISNQNLEQLLEKKKELLNKLKELQQELLKRRVEARMGTLKNTASIRNLRKDIARVLTALSLLNKEIEKKKKESKK; from the coding sequence TTGGGTTATGAAGTGAAAGATATAAGCAATCAGAATCTTGAACAGTTATTAGAAAAAAAGAAAGAATTATTGAATAAACTGAAAGAGTTGCAACAAGAATTATTAAAGAGAAGAGTAGAAGCTAGAATGGGAACTTTAAAGAATACTGCCTCAATTAGAAATTTGAGAAAAGATATAGCTAGAGTGTTGACAGCTCTTTCTTTATTAAATAAAGAAATAGAAAAGAAAAAGAAGGAGAGCAAGAAATGA
- a CDS encoding 30S ribosomal protein S17, translating into MGKKGALVKNVGIEGITPPSKTCDDKNCPFHGSLRVRGILIEGKLIKYRAEKTGVVEREYLFYDVKYKRYERRRSRIHAHIPPCLDVKEGDNVIIAECRPIAKSVSFVVIGKR; encoded by the coding sequence ATGGGTAAAAAAGGTGCATTAGTTAAAAATGTTGGAATAGAGGGAATAACTCCTCCCTCAAAAACGTGTGACGATAAAAACTGTCCATTTCATGGAAGTTTAAGAGTAAGAGGAATTTTAATAGAAGGTAAGCTAATTAAATATAGAGCTGAAAAAACTGGAGTAGTTGAAAGAGAATATCTTTTCTACGACGTAAAATATAAAAGATATGAAAGACGTAGAAGCAGAATCCATGCGCATATTCCTCCATGTTTAGATGTTAAAGAAGGAGATAACGTTATAATTGCTGAATGCAGACCAATAGCTAAGTCAGTTTCATTTGTAGTTATAGGTAAAAGGTGA
- a CDS encoding 50S ribosomal protein L14, whose translation MPEKLQVLGSRKGLTPGLQHYTTVTVADNSGAKEAVIIGIYGYKGVLRRIPFANVADLVMVSVRKGTPEVRKQKFKAVIVRQRMPFRRPDGTWISFEDNAVVIVNPDGTPKGTEIRGPIAKEAAERWPKVASIATMVI comes from the coding sequence ATGCCGGAAAAACTTCAAGTATTAGGAAGTAGAAAAGGGCTCACACCTGGTTTGCAGCATTATACTACTGTTACTGTTGCAGATAACAGTGGAGCGAAGGAAGCTGTCATAATTGGGATATATGGATACAAAGGAGTTCTAAGAAGAATACCCTTTGCTAATGTTGCAGATCTAGTCATGGTTTCTGTAAGAAAAGGAACACCAGAGGTTAGAAAACAGAAATTTAAGGCCGTGATAGTAAGGCAAAGAATGCCATTTAGAAGACCAGACGGGACATGGATTTCTTTCGAAGATAATGCTGTAGTAATTGTAAACCCAGATGGGACACCTAAAGGCACTGAAATAAGAGGACCTATTGCTAAAGAAGCAGCAGAAAGATGGCCAAAAGTAGCTAGTATAGCTACAATGGTGATATGA
- a CDS encoding 50S ribosomal protein L6, translated as MKAVHLYEEIEIPQGITVNIDGMKVKVKGPKGEIEKDFSHISSIELKKEDNKIIVETTFADRRKKAQFYSIIAHIENMFTGVTKGYRYYLKIIYTHFPVTVKVSSNEVQIQNLIGEKNIRKAKILPGVKVTVKGEDIIVEGQDIENVSQTAANIELATKITGYDRRVFADGIYIYKKEVIGSESTE; from the coding sequence ATGAAAGCTGTTCATTTATATGAAGAAATAGAAATTCCGCAAGGAATAACAGTTAACATAGATGGCATGAAAGTTAAAGTAAAAGGACCTAAAGGAGAAATAGAAAAGGATTTTAGCCATATAAGTAGTATTGAACTAAAAAAAGAAGATAATAAAATAATAGTAGAAACTACTTTTGCTGATAGGAGAAAGAAAGCACAATTCTATTCAATAATTGCTCATATTGAAAATATGTTTACTGGTGTAACAAAAGGCTATAGATATTATCTTAAGATAATTTATACTCACTTCCCAGTTACTGTAAAAGTAAGTAGTAACGAGGTACAAATACAAAACCTAATAGGAGAAAAAAACATAAGAAAAGCCAAGATACTTCCTGGAGTTAAAGTTACTGTTAAAGGAGAAGATATAATCGTAGAAGGTCAAGATATTGAAAACGTTAGTCAAACAGCAGCTAATATTGAGTTAGCTACTAAAATTACTGGTTATGATAGAAGAGTTTTTGCAGATGGAATTTACATATATAAAAAAGAGGTGATAGGTAGTGAGTCAACAGAATAA
- a CDS encoding 50S ribosomal protein L5: MAVTQTTINPMKKVKLEKVTVNIGVGEAGERLQKAYQLLQELTGVKPVYTIAKKSIREFGVRKGAPIGVKVTLRGKKAVEFLNKVLAAVGHRIKASSFDDYGNISFGISEHVLIPGTRYDPEIGIFGMDVAITLVRAGYRVMRRKRKKAHIPKRHRMINKEEAMEFLKQNFNVTIIEG; encoded by the coding sequence ATGGCCGTAACTCAAACTACAATAAATCCAATGAAAAAAGTAAAACTAGAAAAAGTAACTGTGAACATTGGAGTAGGAGAAGCTGGGGAAAGATTACAAAAGGCATACCAACTATTACAAGAACTGACTGGTGTAAAGCCAGTTTATACTATAGCCAAAAAGTCAATCAGAGAATTTGGAGTAAGAAAAGGAGCACCAATTGGAGTAAAGGTAACTCTTAGAGGGAAGAAAGCTGTTGAGTTCTTGAATAAAGTACTAGCTGCTGTTGGGCATAGGATAAAGGCATCAAGCTTCGATGATTATGGAAATATAAGTTTTGGAATATCTGAACACGTCTTGATTCCTGGAACTAGGTATGATCCAGAAATAGGAATATTCGGTATGGATGTAGCAATTACATTAGTTAGAGCTGGCTACAGAGTAATGAGAAGAAAAAGAAAGAAGGCACATATTCCTAAGAGACATAGAATGATAAATAAAGAAGAAGCAATGGAATTTCTAAAGCAAAACTTTAATGTTACGATTATAGAGGGGTAA
- a CDS encoding 30S ribosomal protein S8 — MVNLNPLANALTTIYNNEMRRNRQAIIMPASKLIINVLRTMQKEGYIGEFEFIDDGRSGKIVVQLLGRINKCGPITPRYPLKYKDLLTLPDYVRRYLPSKEIGVLIISTPKGIMTHKDAIKERTGGVALGYVY; from the coding sequence ATGGTTAATTTAAATCCTTTAGCAAATGCCTTAACAACAATCTACAATAATGAAATGAGAAGAAATAGGCAAGCAATAATCATGCCAGCATCAAAATTAATAATTAACGTCCTTAGGACTATGCAAAAGGAAGGATATATAGGAGAATTTGAGTTTATAGATGATGGTAGATCTGGAAAAATAGTAGTTCAGTTATTAGGAAGAATAAACAAATGTGGTCCAATTACACCAAGATACCCCTTAAAATATAAAGACTTACTAACTTTACCCGATTATGTTAGAAGATATTTACCTTCTAAAGAAATAGGAGTATTAATAATTTCAACTCCAAAAGGAATTATGACACATAAAGATGCAATAAAGGAAAGAACAGGAGGAGTAGCATTAGGTTACGTTTATTAG
- a CDS encoding 50S ribosomal protein L18, producing the protein MAHGPNYKVKYRRRREGKTNYYKRYTYVINNATRLVVRITNKYIIAQIVKFNPKGDVVIAAAHSIELAKKFGWKGDTNNTPAAYLTGYLLGVRALKAGIKEAVTDIGLFVPVKGGRIFTVIKGTIDAGLQVPVGEIGVSEDRIKGLHIATYAQKLESENPELFKRLFSKYLERGLHPKDLPSHFQEVLNKIKSGGA; encoded by the coding sequence ATGGCTCACGGTCCTAATTATAAGGTAAAATATAGAAGAAGAAGAGAAGGTAAAACGAATTACTACAAAAGATATACTTATGTCATAAATAATGCAACTAGGTTAGTTGTTCGAATAACAAATAAATACATTATAGCTCAAATAGTCAAATTTAACCCTAAAGGCGATGTAGTTATTGCTGCCGCACACTCAATAGAACTAGCTAAAAAGTTCGGTTGGAAAGGTGATACAAACAACACACCTGCAGCATACCTTACTGGCTACTTATTAGGGGTTAGAGCTTTAAAAGCTGGAATAAAGGAAGCAGTAACTGACATTGGATTGTTTGTACCAGTAAAAGGAGGCAGAATTTTCACTGTAATAAAAGGAACTATAGATGCAGGACTACAAGTTCCAGTAGGCGAAATTGGAGTTAGTGAAGATAGAATTAAGGGTCTTCATATTGCAACATATGCTCAAAAGCTAGAATCAGAAAACCCTGAATTATTCAAAAGATTATTTTCTAAATATTTAGAAAGAGGACTTCATCCAAAAGATCTCCCTTCTCACTTTCAAGAAGTTTTAAATAAAATAAAATCCGGTGGTGCATAA
- a CDS encoding 50S ribosomal protein L23: MIIKEFLTTEKAIRLIESQNTLTVIVEKGATKVDIKKEIETMFNVKVEKVNTLITNKGEKKAYVKLSKESNATDIAHKLGIL, translated from the coding sequence ATGATAATTAAAGAATTTTTAACTACCGAAAAAGCTATTAGATTAATTGAATCTCAAAACACTTTAACAGTTATAGTAGAAAAAGGAGCAACTAAGGTTGATATTAAGAAAGAAATTGAAACCATGTTTAATGTTAAAGTAGAAAAAGTTAATACGTTAATAACTAACAAAGGAGAAAAGAAAGCATATGTTAAGCTATCAAAGGAATCTAATGCTACTGATATAGCCCATAAATTAGGAATTCTATGA
- a CDS encoding 50S ribosomal protein L3 translates to MGHRKLASPRRGSAGVRPRKRASEILPTPRSWPTIQLNEPKLLGFVGYKVGMTHIFMIDDKPTSPNYGKEIYVPVSIIETPPIIPLALRAYVMGPKGEPTTLSEYWGELPEDVLKTLQTRKIARLKLDKEKMKGKLDTLNSRINDILYLRVLITTQPKLVPALGKKKPEIVEIQLGGGDIKAQLNYALNILGKPLSVKDVFKEGQLIDIIGVTKGKGFQGVIKRYGVVELPRWHKHRKGSRKVGARGPSFSTPSYVPQPGQMGFHRRTEYNKRILKISDNPDEINPKGGFVNYGLVKNTYLIIEGSVIGAKKRPLFLRYPIRPSWNPQSVPKLTYVNLYSQQG, encoded by the coding sequence ATGGGTCATCGTAAGCTTGCTTCGCCAAGGAGAGGTTCGGCTGGTGTAAGACCGAGAAAAAGAGCTAGCGAAATTTTGCCTACACCTAGAAGTTGGCCGACTATTCAATTAAATGAACCAAAATTATTAGGATTTGTAGGTTACAAAGTTGGCATGACTCATATTTTCATGATTGATGATAAACCTACTTCTCCTAATTACGGGAAAGAAATTTATGTTCCAGTGAGCATAATTGAAACTCCCCCTATTATACCATTAGCACTAAGAGCATACGTTATGGGACCTAAAGGAGAACCTACAACTTTATCAGAATATTGGGGAGAACTGCCAGAAGACGTTCTTAAAACATTACAAACAAGAAAGATTGCTAGACTCAAACTAGATAAAGAGAAAATGAAAGGAAAATTAGATACATTAAATTCTAGGATAAATGACATCTTATATTTAAGAGTTTTAATTACAACTCAGCCAAAGTTGGTTCCTGCATTAGGTAAGAAAAAACCTGAAATAGTCGAAATACAATTAGGTGGAGGAGATATAAAGGCTCAATTAAACTATGCATTAAATATTCTAGGTAAACCTTTAAGTGTAAAGGACGTATTTAAAGAAGGTCAGTTAATAGACATAATTGGTGTAACAAAAGGTAAAGGATTCCAAGGAGTTATTAAAAGATATGGTGTTGTAGAGCTACCTAGATGGCACAAACACAGAAAAGGAAGCAGAAAAGTTGGAGCAAGAGGACCTTCATTCTCTACGCCAAGTTACGTTCCACAACCGGGACAAATGGGATTCCATAGAAGAACAGAATATAACAAAAGAATACTAAAGATATCGGATAATCCAGACGAAATAAATCCAAAAGGTGGCTTTGTGAATTATGGATTAGTTAAGAACACTTATCTTATAATTGAGGGCTCAGTAATTGGCGCTAAGAAAAGACCATTGTTCTTGAGATATCCAATAAGACCAAGTTGGAATCCACAGTCAGTTCCTAAGCTAACATATGTTAATTTATACAGTCAGCAAGGGTGA
- a CDS encoding 50S ribosomal protein L22, which produces MAHWTYPILNIDDTKIAKAVIRNVPASIRDLYNVCKAIRGMKLNDAKRFLYDVLDEKDALPFWRHSHGASHKSNISPKWKVKSGRYPKKAIKYVLKVLENAENNANSKGLDMDNVKIVHIAAHKGITIKRFMPRAFGRSTRKYRYTSNIEVVLAEV; this is translated from the coding sequence ATGGCTCACTGGACTTATCCTATTTTAAATATAGATGATACAAAAATAGCAAAAGCTGTCATAAGAAATGTTCCAGCTTCCATTAGAGACCTCTATAATGTTTGCAAAGCAATAAGAGGAATGAAACTTAATGATGCAAAGAGATTTTTATATGATGTATTAGATGAAAAGGACGCTCTTCCATTTTGGAGACACTCTCATGGAGCTTCGCACAAATCAAATATTTCACCAAAATGGAAAGTAAAAAGTGGTAGATACCCTAAAAAAGCTATAAAGTACGTATTAAAAGTCCTGGAAAATGCTGAAAATAATGCAAATTCCAAAGGATTAGATATGGACAATGTGAAAATAGTTCATATTGCAGCTCACAAGGGAATAACTATTAAGAGATTTATGCCTAGAGCCTTTGGGAGGTCAACAAGAAAATATAGATACACATCAAATATTGAAGTAGTTTTAGCGGAGGTGTAA
- a CDS encoding 50S ribosomal protein L2, which translates to MGKRLLQQRAGRGGINFRSPSWRRVGKARIPPIEGEHVGKVIDIVHNPGTNAPLALIKLDDGTKFYVPSVQGLIVGQKIQIGKNASISNGNIVEVGNVPEGTIISNIEKIRGDGGKFARSAGTYGIVVGKSGDKVLVKLSSEKIAQVSSNARAIVGIVAGGGVTEKPLLKAGNNYWKYKVKAKKWPHVRGVAMNAVSHPHGGGLHQSVSRPSTVSRNAPPGRKVGHIAARRTGRKEGA; encoded by the coding sequence ATGGGTAAAAGGTTATTACAACAAAGAGCAGGAAGAGGAGGAATAAATTTCAGAAGTCCAAGTTGGAGAAGAGTAGGCAAAGCCAGAATACCACCAATAGAAGGGGAACACGTTGGAAAAGTTATAGACATAGTTCATAATCCAGGTACAAATGCCCCTTTAGCATTAATAAAATTAGATGACGGAACTAAGTTTTATGTTCCATCAGTTCAAGGATTAATAGTTGGTCAAAAAATACAGATTGGCAAAAATGCATCAATTAGTAATGGTAACATAGTAGAAGTAGGAAATGTGCCTGAAGGAACTATAATTTCTAATATAGAAAAAATTAGAGGAGATGGAGGAAAATTTGCACGATCAGCAGGCACATACGGCATAGTAGTTGGAAAGAGTGGAGACAAAGTCTTAGTTAAATTGTCTTCAGAAAAAATAGCTCAAGTTAGTAGTAATGCTAGAGCGATAGTAGGAATTGTTGCAGGCGGTGGAGTTACAGAAAAACCACTCCTTAAAGCTGGGAACAACTACTGGAAATATAAGGTTAAAGCAAAGAAATGGCCCCATGTAAGAGGGGTAGCAATGAATGCAGTATCTCATCCTCACGGTGGCGGATTACATCAAAGTGTTAGTAGGCCATCAACTGTCTCAAGAAATGCACCACCAGGTAGAAAAGTTGGTCACATTGCGGCCAGAAGAACGGGAAGGAAAGAAGGTGCATGA
- a CDS encoding 30S ribosomal protein S19, which translates to MSMEFPPEWKKFRYRGKTLDELLNMPMDEFIKLLPARQRRSLKKGFSDRQRRLLEKVRKYIREGKYNKTIRTHVRDMVILPEMVGLKFAVYNGKEFVEFQVVPEMIGHYLGEFSITTKKVEHGEPGLKATRSSLFLAMKG; encoded by the coding sequence ATGTCCATGGAATTTCCACCGGAATGGAAAAAGTTTAGATATAGAGGAAAAACCTTAGATGAATTATTAAATATGCCTATGGACGAGTTTATTAAGTTATTACCCGCTAGGCAAAGGAGATCCTTGAAAAAAGGATTTTCAGATAGGCAAAGAAGATTATTAGAGAAAGTAAGAAAATATATAAGAGAAGGAAAATATAATAAAACTATAAGAACTCATGTTAGAGATATGGTAATTTTACCAGAAATGGTTGGACTAAAATTTGCAGTATATAACGGAAAAGAATTCGTAGAATTCCAAGTTGTACCAGAAATGATTGGACATTATTTAGGAGAATTCTCGATAACTACAAAGAAAGTAGAACATGGTGAACCAGGTTTGAAAGCTACTAGATCAAGCTTATTCTTAGCCATGAAGGGATGA
- a CDS encoding 30S ribosomal protein S14, which translates to MGKYKPPAERKYGKGVQVCRRCGSRDSVIQKYGLYLCRQCFREVAYEMGFKKTR; encoded by the coding sequence ATGGGTAAATATAAGCCACCAGCCGAAAGAAAATATGGAAAAGGAGTACAAGTTTGTAGAAGATGCGGAAGTAGGGACTCAGTAATACAAAAATATGGTTTATATTTATGTAGACAATGCTTTAGAGAAGTAGCTTATGAAATGGGATTTAAGAAAACGAGGTGA
- a CDS encoding 50S ribosomal protein L19e has protein sequence MPEFALQRRLAAELSNVGENNVKFNTEFLEDITSAITRDEIRKLIKEGKIIIEKKKGISGGRLKEKREKRRKRGEKRKSGSRKGTAGARRGKKEQWVTKIRKLRIYLKYLRDNDIIDKKVYRLAYRKAKGNSFRSLSDLKNYLRQLGVKVE, from the coding sequence ATGCCAGAATTTGCTCTCCAAAGAAGATTAGCAGCTGAGCTAAGTAATGTAGGTGAAAATAATGTTAAATTTAACACAGAATTCCTAGAAGATATAACAAGTGCAATAACTAGGGACGAAATTAGAAAATTGATAAAAGAAGGAAAAATAATTATAGAGAAGAAAAAAGGTATTAGTGGAGGAAGATTAAAAGAAAAAAGAGAAAAAAGAAGAAAGAGGGGAGAAAAAAGAAAAAGTGGAAGCAGAAAAGGAACTGCTGGTGCAAGAAGAGGCAAAAAAGAACAATGGGTAACAAAAATAAGAAAATTAAGAATATATCTAAAATATCTAAGAGATAATGACATAATTGACAAAAAAGTATATAGATTAGCATATAGGAAAGCAAAAGGTAACTCTTTTAGAAGTTTGTCAGATCTTAAAAATTACCTAAGACAACTGGGTGTAAAGGTGGAATAA
- a CDS encoding ribonuclease P protein component 1, whose translation MIDLIGTRIKILGHSDPSLIGREGIVIYESRKTFLIQAGSKRIRVLKDNGIFEFYLNGRSIVLPGSKLVGKLEKRWL comes from the coding sequence ATGATAGATTTGATTGGAACTAGAATTAAAATTTTAGGTCATTCTGATCCTTCTTTAATAGGAAGGGAAGGAATAGTTATCTATGAATCTAGGAAGACTTTTCTAATTCAAGCCGGTAGTAAAAGAATAAGAGTTCTCAAAGATAATGGAATTTTTGAATTTTATTTAAATGGTAGGAGTATAGTCCTACCTGGCTCTAAATTAGTAGGTAAATTGGAAAAAAGGTGGTTATAA
- the rplX gene encoding 50S ribosomal protein L24, giving the protein MTSHKPSKQRLLLYNLPNHQRHKLLTAKLSDELQQQYGIKRLPIRKGDTVKVMRGDKDIFNFEGKVIQVDRKKGRIAIEGLTRKKADGTPVYRWIHASKVMITKLDLSDPKRKEIIERKRKAREEYLKKKEQTTEAK; this is encoded by the coding sequence ATGACCTCACATAAACCCTCCAAGCAAAGATTATTATTATATAACTTACCTAATCATCAGAGACATAAATTATTAACAGCCAAACTATCAGATGAATTACAACAACAGTATGGAATAAAAAGATTACCGATAAGGAAGGGAGATACTGTTAAGGTAATGAGAGGAGATAAGGATATATTTAATTTTGAAGGAAAAGTAATACAAGTAGATAGAAAAAAAGGAAGAATAGCAATTGAGGGATTAACTAGAAAGAAAGCTGATGGAACCCCAGTTTACAGATGGATTCATGCTTCTAAAGTTATGATTACAAAATTGGATTTATCTGATCCTAAGAGAAAAGAGATAATTGAAAGAAAAAGAAAAGCAAGAGAAGAATATTTAAAGAAGAAAGAACAAACAACGGAGGCGAAGTAA
- the rpl4p gene encoding 50S ribosomal protein L4, with translation MYLELQAKKTQVFDLKGNKIEEIELPIFFSYPVRKDLIRRAFLSEFTKSLQPKGRDPMAGKRTSAVSFGINLGLARVPRVKTTGEAALAPNTVGGRLAFPPKVEKRLEEEINKKEKRLAIISALSATTDINLVKSRGHVFSAETLPIIVSDDIVKISKSSDILETLESLKVSEDIERVKEKTKIRSGKGKMRGRRYKEPKGPLIVIHEYDPQFIKASSNLAGVDTILAKDLSVIHLAPGGHPGRLTIYTKSAIDVLRKRFDGRLVL, from the coding sequence ATGTATCTTGAATTACAAGCTAAAAAAACTCAAGTTTTTGATCTTAAAGGAAATAAGATAGAAGAGATAGAATTACCTATTTTCTTTAGTTATCCAGTAAGGAAAGATCTAATAAGAAGAGCTTTTTTATCAGAATTTACAAAATCCTTACAACCTAAAGGAAGAGATCCAATGGCAGGAAAGAGAACATCAGCAGTAAGCTTTGGTATTAACTTAGGATTAGCAAGAGTTCCAAGAGTTAAAACTACTGGAGAAGCTGCCTTAGCACCAAATACAGTTGGCGGTAGATTAGCATTTCCTCCTAAAGTAGAAAAGAGGCTTGAGGAAGAAATCAATAAAAAAGAGAAAAGATTAGCTATAATAAGTGCATTAAGTGCTACCACTGATATTAATTTAGTAAAAAGTAGAGGACATGTTTTTTCTGCCGAAACACTTCCTATAATCGTTAGTGATGATATTGTGAAGATATCTAAGAGTAGTGATATACTGGAAACATTAGAGTCTTTAAAGGTATCAGAAGATATTGAAAGAGTAAAAGAAAAGACTAAAATACGGTCAGGGAAAGGAAAAATGAGAGGAAGGAGATACAAAGAGCCAAAAGGTCCTCTAATTGTAATTCATGAATATGATCCCCAATTTATTAAAGCGTCTTCAAATTTAGCTGGGGTAGACACTATCTTAGCTAAAGACCTAAGTGTTATACATTTGGCCCCAGGTGGTCACCCTGGCAGATTAACCATTTATACTAAATCAGCTATTGATGTACTACGTAAAAGATTTGATGGGAGGTTAGTATTATGA